In Flavobacterium luteolum, the DNA window ATTTCTTATTTTTCTGATCGAAATAAACCGCAATAATATTGCTGGTTTCAAAATCTTTGTATTCTACAATTAATTGTGCTGTTAACTCACCATTTTGATTTTTTAGCTGATATATTTTATTTTTTAAGCAAAGAAAAATTTGCCCAGTAGTAATATTCCAAAATAGCTTACGATTGTTTATTGATGCTGATATATTTAACTTTCCAGACGATGTGCCTTTTTGTGAGAAGCAATGATAATTACCATTTTCTGTAAGGTAAAAGAGAGAATTATTGAGAGCAAAGAAATTAAAAACATTATCGTTTTTAAAAGGAGTTTTAGAAATGCTTTTCATTTTTGAATCGCATAATTCAATCCTTTCATTATCTATAAAAAATGTATTTCCAGTAGATAATTTGATATAGTATGGTTCATGCTTATTGATAGTGTAGTTTGAAGGAAGACCATCGTGAAAAAAGAAACGTTTGCCGTTTCGGATTAAACTAGAATTGGGAGCATTTTTTTTGAGTATGTGGATTTTGGCATTTCTGATAAAGGCAAGCTCTTGTTTACTCTCATTATAACTTGTAAGACTGTCTTTTTCGATACTACCAAAAATATCTGTAAAACGAGTATGTTGTAAAGAAGTGTTGGACGAATTGAAAGCAAGAAAATTATTTCCGTCATAACGAACAATGCCATTTTCAGTTGTCATCCATATAAAATTGTGTTTGCCTTGAACTATTGCTTTTATGCTATTCTGCTGCAGTTCGTTATTATCCGCAGTGTACCATCTGGCCGTGTAGTTTTGTTGGCAGACCATTTTGGTTGTAAGGAGCAATAGCAAAAAACAACAATAACGAAAGGTAACAAAAAACGTTATTTTGGACATCTGACTAGTTTTATACGATACAAAGTTAAAGAAACATAAAGCACAAATTGTTCTTTGTAGTTTTAAATCTACAACGTTGTAGATTTATTGAGACAGACAAGATAAGCTTTCTAATAGTCTATAAGACTATATTTGCTTTATAAGGTTAAAGGCAAAGTTTAGAAGTATGAAAATAGGAGTAATTGGTTTATGTAGTTTTACAATGGATTTTGTAAATAAAGCAGTTGACGCTGGACATCAGGTACTATTAAGTTCTACACGCGAAAATCGCCAGTTTCAAGATTTGGAAAAGAAAATGGGAAAGAATGTAAAATTGGTAAGCAAATACGAAGCTGCAAAAGCCAATATATTGATACTTTTTATTCCGCGTGAAGATGTTGCGCTATTTTTAGCAGACTTGCCAGAAATGGAAGAAAAGGTACTGATATATGCAAGCAATCCTATTTTTAGTCTAGAATGCTTGAAGCCAAATGTGAAATCATCGGGCGAAATCATTGCATCGCTTTTGCCAGAATCTCATGTTATAAAGGTCCTTAATATAGTTAACCCAGAAGTGCTGACGATGGTAAACCAAGAGCAAAATGGCAATGAAATATTTTACACTGGATTGAATAAACAGGCAAAAAATAAAGTCAAAACATTTTTTAAAAGCCTAAATCTTGCTGGAATCGATTTTGAAGAACTATACCAACTTCCAATGTATTCTTGTTTCATGAATTAGAAAATATATTACGCGAAACCAGCTTTGAATAATTAGAATTGTTCAACCCCCCGAAATGTTCCCAGAAAAGCTAACTTTCTGGGACATTTCTTTTTGGGATTTTTTTAATTTTTTAATCTAAATCTGTTTTCAAGACAGCTCCAGTACTTGCATTAGTTACTAATGCTCTGTATTGTGAAAGCCATTTTGAATTTAATGGTTTTTTTAATGGTTTGAAAGCAGCTCTTCTTGCTGCGATTTCTTCATCGCTTAAATTAACCGATAAAATATATTGATCTACATCGATATGAATTTCGTCACCATCTTTTACCAAACCAATCATACCGCCCTCAGCAGCTTCAGGAGAAACGTGGCCGATTGATGCGCCTCTTGTGGCACCGCTAAATCTTCCATCTGTAATTAAGGCAACAGAACTTCCAAGTCCCATTCCCATAATTAAACTCGTAGGAGAAAGCATTTCCTGCATACCAGGTCCGCCTTTTGGCCCTTCGTAACGAATAACCACTACATTTCCGGCTTTCACTTTTCCCATCATAATTCCTGCAATCGCTTCGGCTTGACCATCAAAACAAACTGCGCTACCAGTAAACACGCGATCTCCAGTTAATCCCGCAGTTTTAATAACTGCACCTTGTTCAGCAAGATTTCCGTATAAAATGGCCAATCCGCCAACTCTGCTGTACGGATTATCGATAGTATGAATAATAGTGGTGTCTTTAATTTCGGCATTAGCAATTTTTTCTAATAAAGTTTCACCACTAATCGTAAGATTATCAATTAAAACGCCTGAACCTCTTTTGTTTATTTCCTTCATAACTGCATTTACACCACCAGCTCTGTTAATGTCTTCCATATGAACCGTGCTTAAACTCGGTGAAATCTTAGCAATATGCGCCACATTTCCAGAAATGGTATTAATGTCTTTTAACTTAAAATCAACATTAGCTTCGTTCGCAATTGCAAGCATATGAAGAACAGTATTTGTACTTCCGCCCATTGCCATGTCTACAGCAAAGGCGTTGCGAACGGCATTTTCGTTCAAAATATTTTTTAATTTGAATTTTTCAATAGCCTGCTGGTCTTTTGCAATATCACAGATTCTTCTTGCTGCTTGGCGATACAATTGTTCACGTTCTGGAGTTTGAGCCAAAATTGTTCCGTTTCCAGGAAGCGCAATTCCCATTGCTTCCATCAAAGTGTTCATAGAATTTGCAGTAAACATTCCAGAACAGCTTCCGCCGCTTGGACAAGCGTTGCATTCAATATCGTATAATTCTTCGTCAGAGATTTTTCCTGCTTCGTGTTTTCCAACTGCTTCAAAAGCTGTTGCTAAGTCAATTGCCGTTCCGTTTTTAGTATATCCTTTAGACATTGGGCCTCCGCTTACAAAAATGGTTGGAACATCTACACGTAAAGCGCCCATGATCATTCCTGGAACAATTTTATCGCAGTTTGGAATCGCAATCATTGCATCCAGTTTATGAGCATTCATTACACTTTCTATAGAGTTGGCGATAATTTCACGACTAGGAAGCGAGTACAGCATTCCGTCATGTCCCATTGCAATTCCGTCATCAATTCCGATTGTGTTAAACTCAAACGGAACACAGCCATTGGCGCGAATTTCTTCTTTGATAATTTCAGAGACTTTGTTTAGGAAAAAATGTCCTGGAATGATTTCGATAAACGAATTTGCCACTCCAATAAATGGTTTGCTAAAATCTTCATTTTTCAAGCCCGTAGCTCGCAATAAGGATCTGTGAGGAGTTCGCTGAACGCCTTTTTTTACTTCATCACTTCTCATGATAGAAAATGTTTTTTAATGTTGTTTTTTGCTTTTTTTGATAGTTAACAGATTATAATTAAATCTGTGATTTTATTCTGCTTAATGTTTCTGGCGAAATATTAAGGTATGCAGCAAGATTGGCATTAGACAATCTCTGAATAAGTTCGGGGTTGTTTTTGAGAAGATTTCTATAGCGCTCAGCTGCATTTTGTGTCAATAAGCTGCTGAGTTTAGAAGTAATTACCGTAAGACCATATTCGAGAATATAGATGTACATTTTATCCCATTGCGGAATGGTGTTTCGGAGATGAAAAAAATCTTCATAAGAAATAGCCAAAAGCTCTGAAGCTTCAACCGCTTCAATGTATTCGGTGCTTGGTTCTCTAGATATAAAACTGACAATCGAAGTTAGAAATGTACCTTCAAAAGCCATAAAACGTGTAGTTATATTATGATCTTCTGTGCTGTAATACAATCGCAGACAGCCTTTTTTTATAAAAAATATTTTATTGGCAACGGTTCCGCTTTTAAGCAACTGCTCATTCTTCTTTACTTGTATTAATTTAAAGCAGGATAAAATGGTGTTAAGTTCATCATTTTCCAATTGTAATCTGCTCTGAATTAAAGCCTCAAGTTCACTCATCATTTCTCAAAAATTAATCATTATCAAAAGTAAAGTTAATCAAGGAAAAAAACATTGACGAATGTCAAAATCGGTTTAAAAATGAATATAAATAACTTTGCGCTTTAGCGACTTTGCGAGCAATTTTTCAAAGGAAGGAAAAAGATACTTAAAATATAATCTCGCAAAGTCGCTAAGGCGCAAAGTTTTTAAGTTTTAATCTGCTCAAATTTGCAGAATCTGCGTGAAACAAAAACAAATCTGTAATTTTTATAGCGATGAGATATTCCTAACGGAATATAATTTTTAAAAAAAGCTGCGCAAAGGCTCAGACTTGCACAGCTTTTTACAAAAACTCAAAACTAATTATTCATATTTTAAATATTTCAGCACATCGACTTTTGTTGCCTGATACGCTTTTGCTAAAACAATGCATAGCGTTAAAAACAATAAAAGCAAAAAGGAAAGTAGAAACGGCAGCATCGGAATTTCGATCCTAAAGGCAAAATTATTCAGCCATTTCTGCAATAAAACATAGGCAGGAAATACAGCAATAAGAAAACCTATTGCACAATAAACTACATATTGTTTAGACAGCTCTTTCAATAAGATATTGGTCTCTGCACCCAAAGTTTTTCGAATCGCAATTTCTTTCATTCTTCTTTGAATGGAATAAGATGCGAGAGCAAAAAGTCCGAAAAGGGCAATAAGAATCACAATAACATTGAGCAGAGAAAATAAATTTTTCTGCTTTACATAAGACTCGTAAGTTCGAGCATATTCTTTATTGGCAAAATCATATTGAAACGGATATTCGGTATCGACTTTTGTTTTCCAGAATTTTTCAATTGCAGCAATACTGCTTTGAATCTGATCTGCTTTTAATTTTACATAGATTCGATTCATTTCATTGGCCATATCTAAAGATTTTATATGATAAAAAGTAATCGGCGGAACATCGACTTCTGGACTTAAAAGATTAAAATCTTTTACGACGCCAATAATCCTCATTTTTTGATTCCCAATTTTGATCTCTTTACCAATAGGATCTTTTATCTGCATTAAACTCAATGATTTTTCATTAACTAAAACAGAGTTTATAGTGTCTGAAGCTATATTTGGACTAAGATTTCTGCCTTTTATTACTTTTATATTAAGAAGATTTAGCATGTCATAATCAAGTCCGATTGCTTTTTGTTTGAAAAGCACATCTCGATACCAAATTGGCCATTGTGAATTGTCTGCTCCATCAAAAGAAAGAAGACCAGTTGAAACTTTTTCAACGCCTTTAATTTTTGAAAGTTCCTGTTTTATAGTGTTATATCTTTCAAAAATATTCTTTCCAACATTTTCTCCCTGATAATAAGAAGAAGGAAGATTTAACGAAATTGCCATAACCTGATCGCCTTTAAAACCAAGATCTTTGTTGTTTAGATATTTAATTTGCTGATAGACAACAACAGAACCAATAATAAAAAAGGAAGCAATGGCAAATTGAAAAATCAGCATTCCATTTCTAATCCACACGCCGCTTTTGCTTCGAGCATAATTGCCTCTTAAAACTTTTAAAGTCTCAAAATTAGCAACATATAAAGCTGGAAATATTCCTGCAAATACAATGGTTATGAAAAAAACTAGTATCAACTGAAGATAAAATTGACTTTCGATTATTCTTAAATTTTTCTCCAAAAAAGAATTGTAATAAGGAAGCGCAATTTCTACAATCATTAATGCTAATAAAACTGAAAAAGCAGTCATCAAAACGGTTTCAAAAATGAATTGCCAAACAATCTGTTTTTTGGAAGCGCCCAATACTTTACGAACTCCAACTTCTTTAGCTCTTTTAATCGAATTTGCTGTTGCCAAATTGATGTAATTGACAATAGACAGAATAAGAATTAGAACCGATAAGCAAGCCATAATTACCAGAAACTGATAATTTCCTCTTCCTTCAGGATATCCATCAGTAACAGAATGCAATCTAGCAGATGAAAGCGATTCCATCAAAACCTTGAAACTTCCCATTTTCTTGACCATTTCGGCAGGTGTAAAACCGGCTTGTTTGGCAGTTCTTACAATAACCTCGTTATAAAATACTTTATCAAGCATTTTTCTGGTCGATTCTACTTTTGATGGATCTTTTAGTTTTACCAATACTTTTAGAACAAAAAGGCCTGGGTTTTTGTCAGGATCAGCCAAGTCTTTCATGTGATTTATCACTATGTTTGGTGCGATCGATGAATTTCCTGGAATGCGATAAACAGCTGAAATTGTAAACGTAGCATCCAAACATTTGATTTGTTTGCCTATTGGGTTTTTATTTCCAAAAAAACGTTCTGCTAGTTTCTCTGAAATGGCAATACTGTTTTCGTCTTTTATAGCCGATTTGGCATTTCCATAAATAAATTCAAACGGAAAAAGAGAAAAGAAATCTTTTTCGGCATTTACGATTTTATCTACAAATTCTTTTTGGCCATTGTAAACCACTTTGTCTTTTTGATACCATTCATCTGCATAAACAACAGCTTCTACGTTGGGATCATTTTCTAAATGAGGTTTTAAACGTACAGGATTATTTGCAGTTACAGGCATATCGCTTAATTGCGCTAAAACCTGATAAACTTTATCTTTTTCTGGATTCCAAGCATTGTAGCTGTGTTCGTCATTCCAATATAGAAGCGCAAAAATTAAACCTGAAATTCCTATTGATAATCCGAGAATATTGAGAGTAGTAAAAAGCTTACTGTGTTTGATTTGATAGATAAATATATTGATCCAGTTTTTTAGCATTTTATTGGTGTTTTTTGGTTTTGGAGTTTAGTTTACTCGTATTTTAAATATTTTAAAACGTCTACTTTGGTCACTTGATAAGCTTTTGCTAAAACAATGGTCAGTGTTAAAAACAACAGTGATACAAAAGCAACTATGAATGGCAAAAACGGAATATCGATTCGAGAAGCAAAGTTTTCTAGCCATTTCTGCATCAATAAATAAGCAGGAACAATTCCGATAAGAAAACCAATTACGCAGAAAATTACATACTGTTTTGACAATTCTTTTAGCAGTATATTGGTTTCGGCACCAAGCGTTTTTCTGATGGCGATTTCGCGCAATCTTCTTTCCATAGAAAAAGAAGCCAAAGCAAATAATCCGAAAACGGCAATTAATATTACGACCACATTCAGTAAAGCAAATAAGTTTCTTTGATCTTGATATTTTTTATAAGTTCGAGCAAAGTTTTTATCTACAAAACCATATTCAAACGGATATTCCTGATCGACCTTAGATTTCCAGAATTTTTCAATTGAAGCAATCGTTTCTGGCATTCCGTCAGGTGATATTTTAACCGTAATAAACTGCAAATAATTTTCCATCCAGGAAACAGATTTAATGTGAAAGAAAATCATAGGCGCCACGCTATATTCCATTCCGATATAATGAAAATCTTTAACGATGCCAACAACTTTATATTTTTGACCGCCGAAAGTAATTTCTTTGTTTATGGGATCTTTTACCATAAGAGTTTTTGCAGCAGTTTCATTCAATAATGCACTTGTAATACTATCTGTTGCCAGTTTACTGCTTAAATCTCTTCCTTTAACTATTTTAATTCCTAGTAGATCTAATTGGCCAAAGTCAAGTCCCAATTGCTGAGTAATAACTTCTTTATTAGATTTATAATGAAGTCCTTGCCAAGAATTGAGATTGCTTCCAATGGAAAAAACTCCAGTAGAAACAGCTTCAACACCTTTAATTTTTGAAAGTTCCTGTTTAATAGTTTTATATCTTTCATACTGAATCTTATCTTTTACAGGTCTAAAAGCAATGTCCATAACTTGCGCACCATTAAAACCTACATCTTTGGCAATCATGTAATTTACCTGTTTATGAACAATAAAAGATCCTATGATAAAAAGAGTAGCAATAGAGAATTGTAAAACAAGCATTCCGTTACGAATCCAGACACCGTTTTTACTTCTCGAAAAATTGCCTTTTAAGACTTTCAGTGTTTCAAAATTTGCAATGTAAACAGCAGGAAAAACGCCCGAAACGATAATTACAAAGAAGAAAATTAAAATAAGTTGGAAGTAAAATTGATTTCCAATTAGCATTAAGTCTTTGTTTAAAAAAGCATTATAGAAAGGAAGCGAAAGCTCTACAATTACCATTGCCAGTAAAACCGAAAACAAAGTAATAAGCGTGGTTTCAAAAACAAACTGCATAACAATTTGCGATTTCGTAGCACCCACTATCTTGCGAACTCCAACTTCTTTGGCTCGCTTTACCGCATTTGCAGTAGCCATATTAATGTAGTTTACAACCGAAAGTATTAAAATTAAGATGGATAAACCCATTACAATTTTTAGAAATTGCAAATTGGCATTCTGTTCTGGAAATGCATAATTTCCCTGACGAAGCCTTGCTTTTGAAAGAGGAAGAAGCCTTGATTTTATAGGATCTCCATATTGTTTTATAAACTGTTCAATAGATAACCCCTCAGCTTTTGCCTGTTTTTTGTAGTTGTCTTCAAGAAATATTTTGTCTAAATTTTGAATAACTGCTGTAGTGTCGATTGGCTTTTTGAGCTTTAACATTAATCCGTAACTAAAACCCCAGTTATCTTTGTTTTGTTCTAATTCCTCTTCTACAACAGGAGTAATTACCGAAGGCATTACTGACGATTTTTCAGGCATTTTATATACACCGCGAACAACAAAAATGCGGTCGGCATATTTGACCTGTTTCCCCATTGGGTTTTCGTTTTTAAAAATACGCGAAGCAGTCTCTTTAGAAAGCACCATGCTGTTGCGGTCACTAAAAGCTGTCTTAGCATCACCCTGAATAAATTCAAAAGGGAAGAAAGAAAAGAAACTCCTTTCGGCTGAAAAGATTTTGTCCACCAATTCGATTTTTCCGTTATACTGAATAGTTTCTGTGGTATAGTTTACTCTGAAATAACAGTATTTGTCCAAATATGAAGTAGTTGCATTAAGCATTCTACCTGGAATTGGAGAATTTGTTGTCCAGATATTTCCACCTCCAAAATCATTCATTGCAATGAAAATTTTATCTTTCTCAGGATTCCATTGATCGTAAGAATGTTCGTCGTTCCAGTATAGAATTGCAAAGATTAAACCTGCAATTCCTATGCTCAAGCCCAATATATTAAGGGCTGTAAAGAATTTGTTGTTCTTTATATGATAAACAAATATGTTTGTCCAATTCTTCAACATGACTTTAGCAGTTAGAATTAACTAAAACATCAACATTTCTATGATTTACTTTTTCAGAAAGGATTTCGCCATCTTTCATTAAAATTGTTCTTTGCGAGAAAGAAGCATCGTAATCTGAGTGTGTTACCATTAAGATTGTCGATCCGCTGGCATGAAGATCGGTCAACAATTCCATTACTTCATTTCCGTTTCTGCTGTCTAGATTTCCTGTTGGCTCATCGGCCAAAATAATTTTAGGATCATTGATTAAAGCTCTTGCTACGGCTACACGCTGCTGTTGTCCGCCTGAAAGCTGTTGCGGAAAATGCTTCAATCGGTGTGCGATTCCCAAAATTTTTGCCATTTCGTTTACTCGCGATTTTCTTTCGGCAGAAGGAACATTGTTATAAATTAAAGGCAGTTCGATGTTATCAAAAACCGATAATTCGTCAATTAAATTGAAGTTCTGGAAGATGAATCCGATGTTTTCTTTTCTAGCTTGCGATTTTTGCTTTTCCTTCAAACCCACCATTTCCTGATCCAAAAGCTGGTAACTTCCGCTTGAAGCGCTGTCTAGAAGTCCAATGATGTTCAATAAAGTCGATTTTCCGCTTCCAGACGGTCCCATAATAGAGACAAAATCGCCTTGATTAATGGTCAGTGAAATTTCACTTAATGCTTTGGTTTCTAATTCCTCAGTTCTAAATACTTTTGAAAGTTTTGTAATGGTAATCATAATTTGACTGTTTTAATTTTTGATTGATTTTCTTTTAAAATTTTTATGCCCTTTGGAAATGACAGAAACAAGTCTGAAAATTAAGATAAATTATTTTTAATTTATCGCTATTTATTTTGTTATTTGTACTTCCGAAAGAGGTTAATTATTAATGATTTACAAGTTCTAATGTGATTTTCGTGCCAGTAAATTAAACCTTGTAAATACCTTGTTTTTAAGGGATTATTTTTCTGAATAAATTTAAACTGTCCATAAGTGGACACCTTTCGTCCAAAACTGAACAATAATGAAAAAGACCAACGCATCTATTTTAATCATCGATGATCAGGAAGACATTCTTTTTGCATCAAAAGTCTATCTGAAAAAGTATTTTGAAAACATTTATACGCTCAATAATCCAAAAAACATTGTCGAATTATTGGCAAAAAATGCCATTGATGTTGTATTGTTAGACATGAATTATAGATTAGGTTTTGAAGATGGAAGAGAAGGTTTGTA includes these proteins:
- a CDS encoding ABC transporter permease translates to MLKNWTNIFVYHIKNNKFFTALNILGLSIGIAGLIFAILYWNDEHSYDQWNPEKDKIFIAMNDFGGGNIWTTNSPIPGRMLNATTSYLDKYCYFRVNYTTETIQYNGKIELVDKIFSAERSFFSFFPFEFIQGDAKTAFSDRNSMVLSKETASRIFKNENPMGKQVKYADRIFVVRGVYKMPEKSSVMPSVITPVVEEELEQNKDNWGFSYGLMLKLKKPIDTTAVIQNLDKIFLEDNYKKQAKAEGLSIEQFIKQYGDPIKSRLLPLSKARLRQGNYAFPEQNANLQFLKIVMGLSILILILSVVNYINMATANAVKRAKEVGVRKIVGATKSQIVMQFVFETTLITLFSVLLAMVIVELSLPFYNAFLNKDLMLIGNQFYFQLILIFFFVIIVSGVFPAVYIANFETLKVLKGNFSRSKNGVWIRNGMLVLQFSIATLFIIGSFIVHKQVNYMIAKDVGFNGAQVMDIAFRPVKDKIQYERYKTIKQELSKIKGVEAVSTGVFSIGSNLNSWQGLHYKSNKEVITQQLGLDFGQLDLLGIKIVKGRDLSSKLATDSITSALLNETAAKTLMVKDPINKEITFGGQKYKVVGIVKDFHYIGMEYSVAPMIFFHIKSVSWMENYLQFITVKISPDGMPETIASIEKFWKSKVDQEYPFEYGFVDKNFARTYKKYQDQRNLFALLNVVVILIAVFGLFALASFSMERRLREIAIRKTLGAETNILLKELSKQYVIFCVIGFLIGIVPAYLLMQKWLENFASRIDIPFLPFIVAFVSLLFLTLTIVLAKAYQVTKVDVLKYLKYE
- a CDS encoding ABC transporter ATP-binding protein, producing MITITKLSKVFRTEELETKALSEISLTINQGDFVSIMGPSGSGKSTLLNIIGLLDSASSGSYQLLDQEMVGLKEKQKSQARKENIGFIFQNFNLIDELSVFDNIELPLIYNNVPSAERKSRVNEMAKILGIAHRLKHFPQQLSGGQQQRVAVARALINDPKIILADEPTGNLDSRNGNEVMELLTDLHASGSTILMVTHSDYDASFSQRTILMKDGEILSEKVNHRNVDVLVNSNC
- a CDS encoding Crp/Fnr family transcriptional regulator — translated: MMSELEALIQSRLQLENDELNTILSCFKLIQVKKNEQLLKSGTVANKIFFIKKGCLRLYYSTEDHNITTRFMAFEGTFLTSIVSFISREPSTEYIEAVEASELLAISYEDFFHLRNTIPQWDKMYIYILEYGLTVITSKLSSLLTQNAAERYRNLLKNNPELIQRLSNANLAAYLNISPETLSRIKSQI
- the ilvD gene encoding dihydroxy-acid dehydratase; the encoded protein is MRSDEVKKGVQRTPHRSLLRATGLKNEDFSKPFIGVANSFIEIIPGHFFLNKVSEIIKEEIRANGCVPFEFNTIGIDDGIAMGHDGMLYSLPSREIIANSIESVMNAHKLDAMIAIPNCDKIVPGMIMGALRVDVPTIFVSGGPMSKGYTKNGTAIDLATAFEAVGKHEAGKISDEELYDIECNACPSGGSCSGMFTANSMNTLMEAMGIALPGNGTILAQTPEREQLYRQAARRICDIAKDQQAIEKFKLKNILNENAVRNAFAVDMAMGGSTNTVLHMLAIANEANVDFKLKDINTISGNVAHIAKISPSLSTVHMEDINRAGGVNAVMKEINKRGSGVLIDNLTISGETLLEKIANAEIKDTTIIHTIDNPYSRVGGLAILYGNLAEQGAVIKTAGLTGDRVFTGSAVCFDGQAEAIAGIMMGKVKAGNVVVIRYEGPKGGPGMQEMLSPTSLIMGMGLGSSVALITDGRFSGATRGASIGHVSPEAAEGGMIGLVKDGDEIHIDVDQYILSVNLSDEEIAARRAAFKPLKKPLNSKWLSQYRALVTNASTGAVLKTDLD
- a CDS encoding ABC transporter permease codes for the protein MLKNWINIFIYQIKHSKLFTTLNILGLSIGISGLIFALLYWNDEHSYNAWNPEKDKVYQVLAQLSDMPVTANNPVRLKPHLENDPNVEAVVYADEWYQKDKVVYNGQKEFVDKIVNAEKDFFSLFPFEFIYGNAKSAIKDENSIAISEKLAERFFGNKNPIGKQIKCLDATFTISAVYRIPGNSSIAPNIVINHMKDLADPDKNPGLFVLKVLVKLKDPSKVESTRKMLDKVFYNEVIVRTAKQAGFTPAEMVKKMGSFKVLMESLSSARLHSVTDGYPEGRGNYQFLVIMACLSVLILILSIVNYINLATANSIKRAKEVGVRKVLGASKKQIVWQFIFETVLMTAFSVLLALMIVEIALPYYNSFLEKNLRIIESQFYLQLILVFFITIVFAGIFPALYVANFETLKVLRGNYARSKSGVWIRNGMLIFQFAIASFFIIGSVVVYQQIKYLNNKDLGFKGDQVMAISLNLPSSYYQGENVGKNIFERYNTIKQELSKIKGVEKVSTGLLSFDGADNSQWPIWYRDVLFKQKAIGLDYDMLNLLNIKVIKGRNLSPNIASDTINSVLVNEKSLSLMQIKDPIGKEIKIGNQKMRIIGVVKDFNLLSPEVDVPPITFYHIKSLDMANEMNRIYVKLKADQIQSSIAAIEKFWKTKVDTEYPFQYDFANKEYARTYESYVKQKNLFSLLNVIVILIALFGLFALASYSIQRRMKEIAIRKTLGAETNILLKELSKQYVVYCAIGFLIAVFPAYVLLQKWLNNFAFRIEIPMLPFLLSFLLLLFLTLCIVLAKAYQATKVDVLKYLKYE
- a CDS encoding NAD(P)-binding domain-containing protein; its protein translation is MKIGVIGLCSFTMDFVNKAVDAGHQVLLSSTRENRQFQDLEKKMGKNVKLVSKYEAAKANILILFIPREDVALFLADLPEMEEKVLIYASNPIFSLECLKPNVKSSGEIIASLLPESHVIKVLNIVNPEVLTMVNQEQNGNEIFYTGLNKQAKNKVKTFFKSLNLAGIDFEELYQLPMYSCFMN